A window of the Diospyros lotus cultivar Yz01 unplaced genomic scaffold, ASM1463336v1 superscaf1, whole genome shotgun sequence genome harbors these coding sequences:
- the LOC127792970 gene encoding CBL-interacting serine/threonine-protein kinase 23-like encodes MASRSSSAGGGAKTRVGRYELGRTLGEGTFAKVKFARNVETGENVAIKILDKEKVLKHKMISQIKREISTMKLIRHPNVIRMYEVMASKTKIYIVLEFVTGGELFDKVAGKGRLKEDEARKYFQQLINAVDYCHSRGVFHRDLKPENLLLDVNGILKVSDFGLSALSQQVREDGLLHTTCGTPNYVAPEVINNKGYDGAKADLWSCGVILYVLVAGYLPFEENNLMALYKKISKAEFTCPPWLSSSAKKLIKRILDPNPKTRITIAEVIENEWFKKGYKPPTFEQPDVSLDDVYNVFNDSVDSPNLVVERREERPATPLTMNAFELISTSQGLNLGSLFEKQMGLVKRETRFTSKCPANQIISKIEEAAAPLGFDVKKNNYKLKLQGEKSGRKGHLSVATEIFEVAPSLYMVEVRKAGGDTLEFNSFYKSLSTGLKDIVWKSSDEEANNGVGIVSC; translated from the exons ATGGCTTCGCGTTCAAGTAGTGCCGGTGGCGGCGCGAAGACGAGGGTGGGGAGGTACGAGCTGGGAAGGACTTTGGGGGAGGGGACGTTTGCCAAGGTGAAGTTTGCCAGAAATGTAGAAACTGGAGAGAACGTGGCTATCAAGATTCTTGACAAAGAGAAGGTTCTCAAGCATAAGATGATTAGCCAG ATTAAACGTGAAATTTCAACTATGAAATTAATCAGGCATCCAAATGTCATTCGTATGTATGAG GTCATGGCTAGCAAGACCAAAATATACATTGTTTTGGAATTTGTGACTGGGGGTGAACTCTTTGACAAAGTT GCTGGCAAAGGCAGATTGAAGGaagatgaagcaaggaagtacTTTCAGCAGCTCATAAATGCAGTGGATTACTGCCATAGTAGAGGTGTTTTCCACCGTGACCTGAAG CCAGAGAATCTGCTGCTGGATGTCAATGGAATTCTTAAAGTTTCAGATTTTGGATTAAGTGCTCTTTCTCAGCAAGTTCGA GAGGATGGACTATTACACACTACCTGTGGAACACCAAACTATGTTGCTCCGGAG GTGATCAATAATAAAGGATATGATGGAGCTAAGGCTGATTTGTGGTCTTGCGGTGTAATTCTTTATGTCCTTGTGGCTGGATATCTGCCTTTTGAAGAGAACAACCTCATGGCATTATACAAAAAG ATTTCCAAGGCGGAGTTCACATGTCCTCCATGGCTTTCCTCAAGTGcgaagaaattaataaaaagaatccTGGATCCTAATCCCAAGACA CGCATTACAATTGCGGAGGTCATTGAGAATGAGTGGTTCAAGAAGGGATATAAGCCACCCACTTTTGAGCAGCCAGATGTTAGTCTTGACGACGTATATAATGTTTTTAATGATTCTGTG GACTCTCCAAATCTTGTCGTTGAAAGGCGGGAGGAACGACCTGCAACTCCTCTCACTATGAATGCTTTTGAGCTTATCTCTACATCTCAGGGTCTCAACCTTGGCTCTCTTTTTGAAAAGCAAATG GGTCTTGTTAAACGTGAAACAAGATTTACATCTAAATGTCCTGCCAATCAGATTATCTCAAAAATAGAGGAAGCTGCTGCACCTTTGGGTTTTGATGTaaagaaaaacaattacaaG TTGAAGCTTCAGGGGGAGAAAAGTGGACGCAAGGGCCATTTATCTGTTGCAACAGAG ATTTTTGAGGTGGCTCCCTCTCTTTACATGGTTGAGGTTCGCAAAGCTGGAGGGGATACCTTGGAATTTAATTCG TTCTACAAGAGCCTCTCAACCGGGCTCAAAGACATTGTGTGGAAATCATCCGACGAAGAAGCAAATAATG GGGTTGGCATTGTGTCTTGTTGA
- the LOC127792971 gene encoding transcription termination factor MTEF1, chloroplastic has translation MIHPLPICKILPGPIKIIPAATCPVLQTNKYNGIRFPHIDRPPLSSAAAAAMAAVATAANSSLCCSSQIINPPLQPSNSQTAQLTAKPNNNKSLLHKHPLYLPTHSNLSLQFKEKILCLEIMGVDAGKALSLNPSLRSASLHSIHSIISFLQSKGIHHKDLPRILGMCPKILTSSIQSDLVPVFSFLSTHLHVPDHSFRRVINKCPRLLVSSVRDQLKPALFYLQRLGFKDLEALAFQDPVLLVSSVEKTLIPKLEYLVVGLGFSKEEAVGMVLRCPGLFTFSVENNFKPKFDYFKGEMGGSLEELKEFPQYFAFSLENRIKPRHMEVVESGVKVSLPSMLKRTDEEFRELLTGHRGGAGG, from the coding sequence ATGATCCATCCTCTCCCAATCTGCAAAATCCTTCCTGGGCCAATCAAGATAATACCCGCTGCCACCTGTCCAGTTCTGCAGACCAATAAATACAACGGGATCAGGTTCCCCCATATCGATCGGCCACCCCTCTCCTCCGCCGCGGCCGCCGCCATGGCAGCAGTAGCCACAGCAGCCAACTCTTCCCTGTGCTGCTCTTCCCAGATCATTAACCCGCCTCTGCAGCCCTCAAATTCCCAAACCGCCCAGCTCACAGCAAAACCCAATAATAACAAAAGCCTCCTCCACAAGCATCCACTCTACCTGCCGACCCACTCCAACCTGTCCCTCCAATTCAAGGAGAAAATCCTGTGCCTGGAGATCATGGGCGTGGACGCCGGCAAAGCCCTCTCCCTCAACCCCTCCCTCCGCTCCGCCTCTCTCCACTCCATCCACTCCATCATCTCCTTCCTCCAGTCCAAAGGCATCCACCACAAGGACTTGCCCAGAATCCTCGGCATGTGCCCCAAAATCCTCACCTCCTCCATCCAATCCGACCTTGTCCCcgtcttctccttcctctccaCTCACCTCCACGTCCCCGACCACAGCTTTCGCCGCGTCATCAACAAATGCCCCAGGCTCCTCGTCTCCAGCGTGCGAGACCAGCTCAAGCCGGCTTTGTTCTACCTCCAGAGGCTCGGGTTCAAGGATCTGGAGGCCTTGGCGTTTCAGGACCCGGTGCTGCTGGTGTCCAGCGTGGAGAAGACGCTGATCCCGAAGCTGGAGTACTTGGTGGTGGGTTTGGGGTTCTCCAAGGAGGAGGCGGTGGGCATGGTTCTGAGGTGCCCGGGGCTGTTCACCTTCAGCGTGGAGAACAATTTCAAGCCCAAGTTCGACTACTTTAAGGGGGAGATGGGGGGCAGCCTGGAGGAGCTAAAGGAGTTTCCGCAGTACTTCGCCTTCAGCTTGGAGAACAGGATAAAGCCGCGGCACATGGAGGTGGTGGAGAGCGGGGTCAAGGTTTCCTTGCCGTCGATGCTCAAGAGAACCGACGAGGAGTTCAGGGAGTTGTTGACTGGGCATCGCGGTGGCGCTGGTGGATGA